In Fragaria vesca subsp. vesca linkage group LG1, FraVesHawaii_1.0, whole genome shotgun sequence, the sequence AATATCTTTCTCCAAGTTTTTCATCCAATCACCAAGACTTAATTAGACCATAAATTATTTAATATATGAGAAAGAAAATGAACAAGACAAACATCGGAACAAGTATAATCAATCATCTGCAAACTTCTAAAGTTTGATCAATCATTCAAATTGGAAAAATAAGTGAACTTTGTTATGTTGTGTTTGTCTTCTATTCCAAGGTAAGTTGGGGACCCTTGGGAAAAAATGTCACGTACTCTATCCCAGTTTGTCATCTAACAATTGTATGGACATTAACAACGTCGTTCCTCTTCCTCAATAGATGCTGATCATAAGTACTAAAAAAACTTACATCCCTATGCTTCCTGATTCTCCCCCTAAAATTCATCCATGGCTCCTCGGACTCCAAGATTAGTAGTTCCGATTAACTTGAGCAGCAAACCATGGGAGCAAAAGCTACCTCTTCACAACCGGTGGCACCCAGACATACCCCCGGTGGCTGAGGTCAAAACTGGTGAGTTGTTTAGAGTAGAGATGGTAGACTGGACTGGAGGTGCTATTAACGATGATGACTCTGCACTAGACATAAAAACCGTAGACCTCTCCACTGTAAGTATGCATGGTTTTATCCTACTTAACAAAAATGTAACTAACCTTAAAACAAATGAAAAATTATCCTGATGACAAGATGCTGTGTTGTGTATGATCTATGTGTATTAATGAACAAGAACATCGAATTGTTATGTTTGAAACTGGTCCAGGTTCACTATCTCAGCGGACCAATTAGAATTTCGGACAAGGATGGAATCCCAGCACAGCCAGGCGATCTTCTGGTAGTTGAGATATGCAACTTGGGTCCTCTTCCAGGGGATGAATGGGGTTTCACAGCAACATTTGACAGAGAAAATGGAGGGGGTTTTCTGACTGACCATTTTCCTTGTGCTACAAAAGCTATTTGGTATTTTGAAGGAATATATGCCTACTCTCCTCAGATACCAGGTGAATTTGATCTCACCCTATTCCCTTCATACTCTCAATTCTAGTGATTTGCTAAGCTTATAACACAGACAGCACATACTTCTGCTACTTACATGCTTTTATATGCATTATAGGAGTGAGATTCCCAGGTTTAACACACCCTGGAATAGTTGGTACAGCACCATCAATGGAACTCCTGAACATATGGAATAAGAGGGAGAGAGAACTTGAGGAAAATGGAGTTGAGTCTCTGAAACTATGCGAGGTTGTGCACCAACGGCCACTGGCTAGCCTACCATCGACAAAAGGTTGCGTCCTTGGAGGGGTATGATACTTATGAAATTTTGTGAGGGAAGCAAACTAACAATCTTCAACAAGACTAAATTCCTATAAGAGAATTGCAAGATGCATACTGGGAAAAGCTAAATTCTGCAGCTTAAATTCAAGTTATACTAATGTGTCATTGTTATACTACACAGATCAAAGAAGGCACTCCTGAATGGGAAAAGATAGCCGTGGAGGCTGCAAGAACAATTCCAGGAAGAGAAAATGGTGGCAATTGTGACATCAAGAATCTTAGTAGAGGTTCAAAGGTGTACCTTCCGGTATTTGTTGAAGGAGCAAATCTTAGCACTGGTGACATGCACTTTTCCCAGGGAGATGGTGAAATATCATTCTGTGGTGCAATTGAGATGAGTGGTTTCCTAGAGCTCAAGCAAGTATCACACCTTACCATAACATTTTTGTAGCTAGCTTTTAATATTCACATTCCAAGCAATAGATAGACATCATAGTAACTCCCTTATAAAAATTTATCTCTTGTTACTAGGTGTGATATTATAAGGGATGGAATGAAAGAATACCTTACACCGATGGGGCCAACTCCTCTTCATGTGAATCCAATCTTTGAGATAGGCCCTGTCGAGCCAAGATTCTCAGAATGGTTGGTATTTGAGGGCATCAGTGTTGATGAGAGTGGGAAGCAGCATTACCTAGATGCAACAGTTGCTTACAAGCGCGCAGTACTCAATGCCATCGACTACCTCTCTAAATTTGGATACTCCAAAGAACAGGTTCTTTTATCTTCTCCACATTTCAATAACCATGTTAATTTCTTCATTACTGATCTTAATGCCAACCATGTAACAATCAGAGCTACCTTCTGCTGTCATGCTGTCCATGTGAGGGAAGAATTTCGGGAATAGTCGACGCTCCCAATGCTGTTGCAACCCTAGCAATCCCAATAGCTATCTTTGACCAGGTATCTATTTCTGGCCAAAATTCCAACAAAAACATAACATTACAGTATCACTTGGATCAAATCAGCTATCTATAGAGGCTCAATTTAATGTTGCCAAATTTCGATTGATCAAACAAGTTTTCTATAAACATATACTACGTTAAATAAACCAAGCTCACTAGAAATTAATCCTGTAAACAGTAACAGTTAACTCATTGATATCTGATAATCTTGCTTGTTCACAGGATATTCGACCAAAAACGAACAAGGTGCCGGTTGGTCCCCGGATAGTGAGGACACCAGATGTCCTAAAATGTACTTATGATGGAAATTTGCCAACGACAAGGAACCCTAGCGCAGCAACATAAGCTTTGTCAAAGGTGCTCAGGAAAACAAAGCAAACATTTCAGCCTATATTGATTATGCCTCTACTAAGTCATGCATGTATGACTACAGATTGTGAAATCATAAAACTAGCAACCAAGTAAAACATATAGAATGGAGCTGATAGGCTAAAGAAGATATAAATTCCCATATATTGCCCGTCATATACTTGTACCAGCCACCTTATATGGAATTTAAGAATCCATCCTCATTTCTTTTGCTAAAATTTTAACAGATGCCCAGATTGCTCACACAGAAATATAAAACTAATTTTTAAAGAGAAAATTTCACACTTTAATTTTAAAATATAAATAATAATTTTCCACAGGTAGATATTTACTGAATATAAACCAAGTGGAGATACAGATACTATTAACACCAAATTCCATTGCCTTATAAAACACTAATAAATAGTCATGTTCCAACACCAGGTTTCCTCTCACCAAGCCTATGATAACATGAAATGAGATAGTAAGTTGCAGACACATTTCCAAGCCGTCAAACTTATATAAAA encodes:
- the LOC101307925 gene encoding formamidase-like, with the translated sequence MAPRTPRLVVPINLSSKPWEQKLPLHNRWHPDIPPVAEVKTGELFRVEMVDWTGGAINDDDSALDIKTVDLSTVHYLSGPIRISDKDGIPAQPGDLLVVEICNLGPLPGDEWGFTATFDRENGGGFLTDHFPCATKAIWYFEGIYAYSPQIPGVRFPGLTHPGIVGTAPSMELLNIWNKRERELEENGVESLKLCEVVHQRPLASLPSTKGCVLGGIKEGTPEWEKIAVEAARTIPGRENGGNCDIKNLSRGSKVYLPVFVEGANLSTGDMHFSQGDGEISFCGAIEMSGFLELKCDIIRDGMKEYLTPMGPTPLHVNPIFEIGPVEPRFSEWLVFEGISVDESGKQHYLDATVAYKRAVLNAIDYLSKFGYSKEQSYLLLSCCPCEGRISGIVDAPNAVATLAIPIAIFDQDIRPKTNKVPVGPRIVRTPDVLKCTYDGNLPTTRNPSAAT